A stretch of the Archangium violaceum genome encodes the following:
- a CDS encoding SDR family NAD(P)-dependent oxidoreductase gives MLLENKVIIVTGATSGIGAATAMEAARQGAKVVLAGRRADKGEELVGRIRADGGTALFVRTDVSQEADIEALVARTLREYDKLDGAFNNAGIPGPLGKFADIPPAEYRQLMSINLDATFLSMRHEIRAMKKSGGGSIVNCASILSHVAAPGFGAYSSAKHGLMGMTKAAALDYATEGIRVNSVLPGPIDTEIWSHIEHGEPTRQAFVNGVPMRRSARSEEVAKPVLFLLSDWSTYITGTALAIDGGYSAQ, from the coding sequence ATGCTACTCGAGAACAAGGTCATCATCGTCACCGGCGCCACGTCTGGCATCGGAGCCGCCACCGCCATGGAGGCGGCCCGGCAGGGCGCCAAGGTGGTACTGGCTGGCCGCCGCGCCGACAAGGGGGAGGAGTTGGTGGGCCGCATCCGCGCCGACGGAGGCACCGCGCTCTTCGTTCGCACGGATGTCTCCCAGGAGGCCGACATCGAGGCGCTCGTCGCGCGCACCCTCCGCGAGTACGACAAGCTGGATGGCGCCTTCAACAACGCCGGCATCCCGGGCCCCCTCGGGAAGTTCGCCGACATCCCGCCAGCGGAGTACCGCCAGCTCATGTCGATCAACCTGGACGCCACCTTCCTCAGCATGCGCCACGAAATCCGGGCGATGAAGAAGAGTGGCGGCGGCTCCATCGTCAACTGCGCCTCCATCCTCTCGCACGTCGCCGCGCCCGGCTTTGGCGCCTACTCGTCGGCCAAGCACGGACTCATGGGCATGACCAAGGCCGCGGCGCTCGACTACGCGACGGAGGGCATCCGCGTGAACTCGGTGCTGCCCGGCCCGATCGATACGGAAATCTGGAGCCACATCGAGCACGGCGAGCCGACCCGCCAGGCCTTCGTCAATGGCGTGCCCATGCGGCGCTCGGCCCGCTCGGAGGAGGTGGCGAAGCCCGTGCTGTTCCTGCTCTCCGATTGGTCGACGTACATCACCGGCACGGCGCTCGCCATCGACGGCGGATACTCGGCCCAGTAG
- the tolB gene encoding Tol-Pal system beta propeller repeat protein TolB: MNAKALLLSLVLLPLTALAQAPVIQISGANFRPLPLAAPAPLVQGEVAKASTQEVDAALMYDLRASGIFQVLDRNSFLADPKEGMAAGSINFSRWADVGAESLVKYTLSQENGELKAEARLFNVGSGREDFKTTQSAPAAEPRALAHKVADAIYRFYTREPSPFLSRITYVRKSGANRDVWVADWDGHNAKQMTRGGINLLPALGPDGTLGYTSYQQGKPDLYVRKPGGDTVRIKTSEGQMATGISFSPDGKRIAYALAEEESAQIWVAEADGDNARQITDTRFGINTSPSWSPDGKRIAFVSNRGGSPQVYVMNADGSGVKRLTFQGNYNQTPDWSPRGDLIAFTARDERNAFDLFTVHVDSGKITRLTQDQANNEEPSFSPNGRLILFTSTRNGGSQLFVMTADGNNQTPLPAREKATLTTPDWGR; encoded by the coding sequence GTGAACGCGAAAGCCCTCCTCCTCTCGCTCGTGCTGCTGCCCCTCACGGCCCTCGCACAAGCCCCCGTCATCCAGATTTCCGGCGCCAACTTCCGGCCCCTCCCCCTGGCCGCCCCCGCTCCGCTCGTCCAGGGCGAGGTGGCCAAGGCATCCACCCAGGAGGTGGACGCCGCGCTGATGTATGACCTGCGCGCCTCCGGCATCTTCCAGGTGCTGGACCGCAACAGCTTCCTCGCGGACCCGAAGGAGGGCATGGCCGCGGGCAGCATCAACTTCTCGCGCTGGGCCGACGTGGGCGCCGAGTCGCTGGTGAAGTACACGCTCTCCCAGGAGAACGGCGAGCTGAAGGCCGAGGCGCGCCTGTTCAACGTGGGCTCCGGCCGCGAGGACTTCAAGACGACCCAGAGCGCGCCCGCCGCGGAGCCTCGCGCGCTGGCCCACAAGGTCGCCGACGCCATCTACCGCTTCTACACCCGCGAGCCGAGCCCCTTCCTCTCGCGCATCACCTACGTGCGCAAGTCGGGCGCCAACCGGGACGTGTGGGTGGCGGACTGGGACGGCCACAACGCGAAGCAGATGACCCGCGGTGGCATCAACCTGCTGCCGGCGCTCGGGCCGGACGGGACGCTGGGCTACACCTCGTACCAGCAGGGCAAGCCGGACCTCTACGTGCGGAAGCCGGGCGGCGACACCGTGCGCATCAAGACGTCCGAGGGACAGATGGCCACCGGCATCTCCTTCTCCCCGGATGGCAAGCGCATCGCGTACGCACTGGCCGAGGAGGAGAGCGCTCAAATCTGGGTGGCCGAGGCGGATGGTGACAACGCCAGGCAGATCACCGACACGCGCTTCGGCATCAACACCAGCCCCTCGTGGTCGCCGGACGGCAAGCGCATCGCCTTCGTGTCCAACCGGGGCGGCTCGCCACAGGTGTACGTGATGAACGCGGATGGCTCGGGCGTGAAGCGGCTCACCTTCCAGGGCAACTACAACCAGACGCCGGACTGGTCCCCCCGCGGAGACCTCATCGCCTTCACCGCGCGCGACGAGCGCAACGCGTTCGACCTCTTCACCGTCCACGTGGACAGCGGGAAGATCACCCGCCTCACGCAGGACCAGGCGAACAACGAGGAGCCGAGCTTCTCGCCCAACGGCCGCCTCATCCTCTTCACCTCCACGCGCAACGGCGGGTCGCAGCTCTTCGTGATGACGGCGGATGGCAACAACCAGACGCCGCTGCCCGCGAGGGAGAAGGCCACGCTCACCACCCCCGACTGGGGACGCTGA